From Vibrio artabrorum, a single genomic window includes:
- a CDS encoding glutathione S-transferase, with amino-acid sequence MGIALSQQQVLLREIVTKDKPRELLASSPKGTVPILVLPNGQVIEQSLDVMNWALQQNDPQDLLRSSNPTLSKQVQQLIKTYDDEFIGHLEKYRASVRYRNIDVEQRRQACEAFIGQLEARLTDQPYFFGQTPSLADFAVMPFVSQFVRVEKKWFVQSEYQNVGRWLRSLLESQLYSQVMKQYPLWNETKQDCIFGCSKRIR; translated from the coding sequence ATGGGTATCGCACTATCACAACAACAAGTATTACTTCGAGAAATTGTAACCAAAGACAAGCCTCGCGAACTATTGGCCAGTTCGCCAAAAGGGACGGTTCCGATATTGGTGTTGCCCAATGGACAAGTCATTGAACAGAGCTTGGATGTGATGAACTGGGCACTTCAACAAAACGATCCTCAAGATCTTCTTCGTTCAAGCAATCCAACACTTAGCAAGCAAGTTCAACAACTTATTAAAACCTACGATGATGAGTTTATTGGTCACTTAGAAAAGTATCGTGCGTCTGTTCGTTATCGAAATATCGATGTTGAACAACGTCGACAAGCCTGCGAAGCCTTTATCGGCCAGTTAGAAGCACGACTCACCGATCAACCCTACTTTTTTGGCCAAACGCCAAGCTTAGCCGACTTCGCGGTGATGCCTTTTGTCAGCCAGTTTGTGCGAGTCGAAAAAAAATGGTTTGTACAATCGGAATACCAAAACGTAGGTCGTTGGTTAAGATCGCTTCTCGAAAGCCAGCTCTACAGCCAAGTAATGAAGCAATACCCATTGTGGAATGAAACCAAGCAAGATTGCATTTTTGGCTGTTCTAAGAGAATTCGGTGA